In Desulfobotulus pelophilus, the following proteins share a genomic window:
- a CDS encoding YjgN family protein, whose amino-acid sequence MSGVRFDVVFQGVLVPGSDPDEVADRLARMFGLDKEAAERLLSSRRAVLKKGVSAEAAETYANALKKAGVEVSIEPLIEEGEAVLPLQSVSREASEGHDNTIGGGERTDRPEERQRLPFSFHGTGGEYFRIWIVNMLLSILTLGIYSAWAKVRRKRYFYMNTHLDKRGFAYLADPVKILIGRIVVVIVFAIYSFAGSLHPFLSIGFSIVFLFFFPWILVRSLAFNARNSSYRNIRFAFHGTVWGAAKVYILLPFLSLFTLGLLWPYTLYCQHRYVISGGAYGGSRFSFHAGARGYYRMFASIVLPMLAALGLAAGLAFLFVFMMDTVLIKSGLIAMVPLLLFVFMATFYLFFMAWYAVKTTNIFYSAARLRSHCLEANLKVLAYLRILFVNTLLTMLTLGFYHPWAKVRIVRYKAEKMAFISAGSLDVFVAGEENRVASLGEEAADFLDFDFGF is encoded by the coding sequence ATGTCCGGGGTTCGTTTTGATGTGGTATTTCAAGGTGTACTGGTACCGGGTTCCGATCCGGATGAAGTGGCTGATCGGCTTGCCCGCATGTTTGGTCTTGATAAAGAGGCTGCGGAGCGTCTTTTATCCAGCCGAAGGGCAGTGTTGAAAAAAGGTGTCAGTGCTGAAGCAGCTGAAACCTATGCCAATGCCTTGAAAAAAGCAGGGGTGGAGGTTTCCATTGAACCCCTTATTGAGGAGGGAGAGGCTGTTCTGCCACTTCAGTCCGTTTCAAGGGAGGCAAGTGAGGGGCACGATAACACCATAGGAGGCGGAGAAAGGACGGACAGGCCGGAGGAACGTCAGCGTCTTCCTTTTTCTTTTCATGGTACAGGGGGGGAATATTTTCGTATCTGGATTGTGAATATGCTCCTGTCCATTCTCACTCTGGGCATATATTCCGCATGGGCCAAGGTACGACGGAAACGGTACTTTTACATGAATACCCATCTGGATAAAAGAGGATTTGCTTATCTTGCGGATCCTGTCAAAATACTGATAGGCCGTATTGTGGTTGTGATTGTTTTTGCCATCTATTCCTTTGCCGGCAGTCTGCACCCCTTTTTGTCCATTGGATTTTCCATTGTTTTTCTGTTTTTTTTCCCATGGATTCTTGTCCGGTCTCTGGCGTTTAATGCCAGAAATTCAAGCTACCGCAATATCCGTTTTGCCTTCCACGGTACAGTTTGGGGTGCCGCGAAGGTGTATATTCTCCTGCCTTTCCTGAGTCTGTTCACTCTGGGGCTGTTATGGCCCTATACCCTTTACTGTCAGCATCGTTATGTTATTTCCGGTGGGGCTTACGGAGGCTCCCGTTTTTCCTTCCATGCCGGAGCTCGTGGATATTACAGAATGTTTGCCAGTATTGTACTGCCCATGCTGGCGGCTTTGGGTTTGGCTGCCGGGCTTGCTTTTCTCTTTGTCTTCATGATGGATACGGTTCTCATAAAAAGTGGACTGATAGCAATGGTTCCTTTGTTACTGTTCGTGTTTATGGCAACCTTCTATCTTTTTTTCATGGCCTGGTATGCGGTGAAAACGACTAATATTTTTTATTCTGCTGCACGACTCCGTTCCCATTGCTTAGAGGCTAATCTGAAGGTGCTGGCGTATCTCCGCATCCTTTTTGTCAATACTCTGCTGACCATGCTGACACTGGGTTTTTATCACCCTTGGGCAAAGGTTCGGATTGTTCGATACAAGGCAGAAAAAATGGCTTTTATTTCGGCAGGTTCGCTGGATGTTTTTGTGGCAGGAGAAGAAAACCGGGTCGCCTCTCTTGGGGAAGAAGCGGCGGATTTTCTGGACTTTGATTTTGGATTCTGA
- a CDS encoding M48 family metallopeptidase: MKITGFFYDGRTSGAKEVCLFFQVDTKRIRVENSDGVLLAEAEAGHVRFSEPMGNTARSVFFPCGGVFETRDNRAVETLQVFLKSGGFWRLVHCLESRWHWVLLSLVLVSSIVFLAFCYGAPLASREIALRLPPALLEKVGEHTLHSLDTMFFSPSKLSLEAQKEIYVTFQPLWDAHPDFRLQFRRGGLLGANALALPGNIIVVTDELLVLAKENPDGLEGVLAHEVGHGVHRHAARRVIQDSFLAFLIMGLTGDGSGVAELFMGLPVLMTELAYSRGFEREADAYALEWLAHRGKSPDGLAQLLIRLHENEKRAETREGAWRGYLSTHPLLEERLEALGSGP, translated from the coding sequence ATGAAAATTACCGGTTTTTTTTATGATGGCAGAACATCGGGCGCCAAAGAGGTCTGTCTTTTTTTTCAGGTAGACACAAAGCGTATCAGGGTTGAAAATAGCGATGGAGTTCTCCTTGCTGAGGCAGAGGCTGGGCACGTCCGCTTTTCGGAGCCCATGGGGAATACGGCCCGTAGCGTTTTTTTCCCTTGCGGCGGTGTTTTTGAAACCCGCGACAACAGGGCGGTGGAAACCTTGCAGGTCTTTTTGAAAAGTGGAGGCTTCTGGCGTTTGGTTCACTGTCTTGAATCCCGCTGGCACTGGGTATTGCTGTCGCTGGTGCTGGTTTCTTCCATTGTGTTTTTGGCATTTTGCTACGGAGCTCCTCTCGCCTCCAGAGAAATTGCCCTTCGGTTGCCTCCGGCTCTCCTTGAAAAGGTGGGAGAGCATACCCTGCATTCACTGGATACCATGTTTTTTTCTCCCTCAAAGCTTTCTCTTGAGGCTCAGAAGGAAATTTATGTAACGTTTCAGCCTCTATGGGATGCCCATCCGGATTTCCGTCTGCAGTTTCGGCGGGGAGGTCTTCTGGGAGCCAATGCTCTGGCTCTTCCGGGTAATATCATTGTTGTCACGGATGAGTTGCTGGTCCTTGCCAAAGAGAACCCGGATGGACTGGAAGGGGTGCTCGCCCATGAAGTTGGTCATGGTGTCCACAGACATGCGGCACGCCGGGTTATCCAGGACAGCTTTCTGGCCTTTTTGATTATGGGACTCACAGGAGACGGAAGCGGTGTGGCAGAGCTCTTTATGGGACTTCCCGTACTGATGACCGAACTGGCTTATTCAAGGGGTTTTGAAAGGGAGGCGGATGCCTATGCGCTGGAATGGCTGGCCCATCGGGGTAAAAGCCCTGACGGACTGGCACAATTGCTCATTCGTCTGCATGAAAATGAAAAGAGAGCAGAGACCAGGGAGGGGGCTTGGCGCGGTTATCTTTCTACCCATCCCCTTCTTGAAGAAAGACTGGAGGCACTTGGGTCAGGGCCATGA
- the ybaK gene encoding Cys-tRNA(Pro) deacylase, which produces MTPAVHRIRKAGVAFRIHEYRHDPSWSSYGMEAAAKLGVDAGRVFKTLLVRLDPFGFALAVIPVEAMLSMKSVAKAAGSKKAEMARPEDVQRITGYVLGGVSPIGQKTDLVTVIDASAENFASIFVSAGRRGLDLELSPEDLKALTSGTFAGLCQ; this is translated from the coding sequence ATGACGCCGGCAGTACACCGGATCCGGAAAGCTGGGGTGGCTTTCCGGATCCATGAGTATAGACACGACCCATCCTGGTCTTCCTATGGCATGGAGGCCGCGGCGAAGCTCGGTGTGGACGCAGGCCGGGTTTTCAAAACACTGCTTGTTCGTTTGGATCCATTCGGTTTTGCGCTGGCTGTTATTCCCGTAGAAGCCATGCTCAGCATGAAGTCCGTGGCAAAAGCGGCAGGATCGAAAAAAGCAGAGATGGCCCGCCCGGAGGATGTACAGCGGATAACGGGCTATGTCCTGGGAGGGGTTAGCCCCATTGGTCAGAAAACGGATCTTGTGACCGTAATTGATGCCTCGGCTGAAAACTTTGCCAGTATTTTTGTGAGTGCAGGTCGGCGTGGGCTTGATCTGGAGCTGAGTCCCGAAGATCTGAAGGCACTGACCAGTGGTACATTTGCAGGCCTTTGCCAGTAA
- a CDS encoding LemA family protein, whose protein sequence is MRHIKRFLKALLAAALGLACFATALACFNWGFLSMRDARQIDRLPPTPIAALAQGPYAVHGEVLAGNQVLTAPYSGEKAVFLRYRLEEEYRDSDNNIRTRTLDSGERRAPFLLKDTSGEVRINPSDQSSMQTSLSRTYRVKRGDRIYSEWIIRPGQSINILGAYDPETKWIHFDTRNWQIPAILSVGTLQAEGGKSLLQSGVLVSIASGLIAFGIALLLIALQIHRFWIYVLFMICGGMGFLWYTGLTNLKKDWSEAAILYQERYKATYPTPMPEQRSDLYAMRLLIERGAQKWPDRPLFNHVAERQFPLPYGLTETEIQQAKKLTDSIRPSSFQSPLMVSLLSAGGLVLGLMAFLAGILSIKQKRLMEHIPTASSSGLSYGLAELKGKILVGEELPCMQSRLKGKDCVAYHYKVEEKRKSGNKTKWVTIEEDIRRTPFWLEDEEGKIRVLPKDAIIEYSGRSKESKGGRIYTEWLLEPGLAIYTIGFAGLDPEKSDRLSLQKGTDRHNFFFISPRREEDILRSKGAKGFLATSFSLAAFLFAASVLWAGLGWFTPSALFQTALIIPLFLLLYTLILHFNDIIFLRNRCHKAWSDIHTILQRRFDLWPQLEKIAKTYLAHEKELLTALSSLRTEASLPPGETEKAEEIVQKERAVCNSFHARMESYPQLKAQSLVQEITHEIIRTENYLSLLRKGYADSVEIFNTRIQSFPDFFLAKMFRIKPIKTFSQQREKTLGEQDVLYKKT, encoded by the coding sequence ATGCGCCATATCAAACGCTTCCTGAAAGCCCTTCTTGCAGCAGCTTTGGGGCTGGCCTGCTTTGCCACAGCCCTTGCCTGTTTTAACTGGGGCTTTCTGTCCATGCGTGATGCCCGGCAGATCGACCGTCTGCCGCCCACGCCCATAGCAGCCCTGGCTCAAGGCCCTTATGCCGTTCACGGAGAAGTTCTCGCCGGGAATCAAGTACTCACAGCTCCCTATTCCGGAGAAAAAGCTGTCTTTCTTCGTTACAGACTGGAAGAAGAGTATAGAGATTCGGACAATAACATCCGGACCCGCACCCTGGATTCCGGGGAAAGAAGAGCCCCCTTCCTGCTGAAGGACACCAGCGGAGAGGTAAGGATCAATCCTTCAGACCAAAGCTCCATGCAGACGTCCCTTTCCCGAACCTACAGGGTAAAGAGGGGAGACCGTATCTACAGTGAGTGGATCATCCGACCGGGTCAGTCCATAAACATCCTGGGAGCCTACGACCCGGAAACAAAATGGATTCACTTTGATACCCGTAACTGGCAGATTCCAGCAATCCTGAGTGTTGGAACGCTTCAAGCGGAGGGCGGGAAAAGCCTCCTGCAATCCGGTGTTCTGGTTTCCATCGCTTCCGGACTCATTGCCTTTGGCATTGCCCTCCTTCTCATTGCCTTGCAAATCCATCGGTTCTGGATTTACGTGCTTTTCATGATCTGCGGTGGTATGGGATTTCTCTGGTACACGGGGCTTACCAACCTGAAAAAAGACTGGAGTGAAGCCGCCATCCTCTACCAGGAGCGTTATAAGGCCACCTATCCCACACCTATGCCTGAACAACGAAGCGATCTGTATGCAATGCGGCTCCTTATTGAAAGAGGTGCTCAGAAATGGCCGGATCGCCCCCTTTTTAACCATGTCGCAGAACGGCAGTTTCCCTTACCCTATGGGCTTACGGAAACCGAAATACAGCAGGCAAAAAAACTTACGGACTCCATTCGCCCCAGCTCCTTTCAGAGCCCCCTTATGGTAAGCCTTCTCTCTGCGGGAGGATTGGTTCTCGGCCTCATGGCTTTTTTGGCCGGCATTCTATCCATCAAACAAAAACGCCTCATGGAGCATATACCCACAGCCAGCAGCTCCGGCTTAAGCTACGGACTTGCCGAGCTCAAAGGGAAGATACTTGTCGGCGAGGAGCTGCCCTGCATGCAGAGCAGGCTCAAAGGCAAAGACTGCGTAGCCTATCACTACAAAGTAGAAGAAAAAAGAAAATCCGGTAATAAAACAAAGTGGGTCACCATTGAAGAAGATATCCGCCGTACTCCTTTCTGGCTGGAAGATGAAGAAGGAAAAATCAGGGTCCTTCCCAAAGACGCCATCATCGAATACTCTGGCCGCAGCAAAGAATCAAAAGGAGGACGGATCTACACGGAATGGCTGCTGGAACCGGGACTCGCCATCTACACCATAGGCTTTGCCGGGCTGGATCCTGAAAAAAGCGATCGACTGAGCCTGCAGAAAGGTACCGACAGGCACAACTTCTTCTTCATCAGTCCACGCAGGGAGGAAGATATTCTTCGAAGCAAAGGAGCAAAAGGTTTTCTTGCCACGTCTTTCAGTCTGGCCGCCTTTCTCTTTGCTGCCAGCGTATTATGGGCAGGTCTGGGATGGTTTACCCCTTCCGCACTCTTTCAAACGGCCCTCATCATCCCCCTGTTCCTTCTGCTCTACACTCTGATTCTGCATTTTAATGATATTATTTTTCTCAGGAACCGATGTCATAAAGCATGGAGTGACATCCATACCATCTTGCAGAGGCGATTTGACCTGTGGCCTCAGCTTGAAAAGATTGCCAAAACCTATCTTGCCCATGAAAAAGAGCTGCTTACCGCCCTCAGCAGCCTCCGCACAGAAGCGTCCCTTCCACCGGGAGAAACGGAAAAAGCAGAAGAAATCGTTCAAAAAGAAAGGGCCGTATGCAACAGCTTCCACGCAAGAATGGAAAGTTACCCCCAATTAAAGGCACAGTCTCTGGTACAGGAAATTACCCATGAAATCATCCGAACAGAAAACTATCTCTCCCTCCTCCGAAAAGGTTACGCAGACAGTGTCGAAATATTCAATACCCGCATTCAGTCCTTTCCGGATTTTTTTCTTGCTAAAATGTTCAGAATCAAACCCATAAAGACATTCTCGCAGCAAAGAGAAAAGACCTTGGGAGAACAGGATGTACTATATAAAAAAACCTGA
- a CDS encoding NYN domain-containing protein — MLKAGIFLDMENLSRNGGWGIRYEVIKELVETQGTIVLRANAYLAVDVERERHDTGYRIRNENYRAAIRRNGFHLIRKEVRRYYDSEGELVVKANADLDLAVDAILQSENLDYILVGSGDGDFLRLVRALQNRGKRVDLLSFANTSGDLMREVDNHFSGFLIPGILGNDTGNSRKRGILHAYNEDRGFGFITMRTGLGATDMRHDIFCHINDITADQEPVDTRYVAELKHRQIILEFDLIQTPEGPKATDVCEFQWR, encoded by the coding sequence ATGCTGAAGGCAGGGATTTTTCTCGACATGGAAAATTTAAGTCGCAACGGCGGCTGGGGCATCCGATACGAGGTCATCAAAGAGCTTGTGGAAACACAAGGTACCATAGTTCTACGTGCCAACGCCTATCTTGCCGTAGATGTGGAAAGAGAGCGCCACGACACAGGCTACAGAATACGAAATGAAAATTACAGAGCGGCTATCCGCCGAAATGGATTCCATCTCATCCGTAAAGAGGTACGCCGCTATTACGACTCGGAAGGTGAACTGGTAGTCAAGGCCAATGCGGATCTGGACCTTGCCGTTGATGCCATCCTTCAGTCGGAAAATCTGGATTATATCCTTGTAGGTTCCGGAGACGGTGATTTTCTCCGGCTCGTCCGCGCCCTCCAGAACCGGGGCAAACGGGTGGATCTTCTTTCCTTTGCCAACACCAGCGGTGACCTGATGAGGGAAGTTGACAATCATTTTTCAGGCTTTCTTATTCCCGGTATTCTTGGTAATGATACGGGAAACAGTCGCAAACGCGGTATTCTCCACGCCTATAACGAAGACCGGGGATTTGGCTTTATCACCATGCGCACCGGCCTTGGTGCTACGGATATGCGCCACGACATCTTCTGCCATATCAACGACATCACCGCAGACCAGGAACCGGTAGACACCCGCTATGTGGCCGAACTGAAGCACCGTCAGATTATTCTTGAATTTGACCTTATTCAGACGCCCGAAGGGCCAAAAGCCACCGATGTCTGTGAATTCCAGTGGCGATGA
- a CDS encoding universal stress protein: MRIHFNRILCTTDLSDYARQGIRYATALARTLNAELFLCSIIDPIPLVYAEGMRDPNGYERKMEKRAREKMAAAMADCHIPWKDIVRTGHPPTRITELAEELDADLVVVTTRPGSGLKKFFMGSTSEELIRTLKVPLLILRDVEPEALKTTPNGPILDLKRILIGYDFSYHATMALRYGLSLSQEFEAELHIVHTVSENQHKAFLAEGPPGDRIRHQKEEMKKLKEKLDSLVPDEARTWCHCETRILLGEAHTELRKYALANGIDVTLVGSRGISLAESMLMGSVTDRLIRENPCPVMSVH; encoded by the coding sequence ATGCGCATTCACTTTAACCGCATCCTCTGCACAACCGATCTTTCGGACTATGCCCGGCAGGGTATCCGTTATGCCACGGCCCTTGCCCGGACCCTGAATGCGGAGCTTTTTCTCTGCTCCATCATTGACCCCATTCCCCTTGTCTATGCGGAAGGAATGAGGGACCCTAACGGGTATGAGAGAAAAATGGAAAAACGAGCCAGGGAAAAAATGGCGGCGGCCATGGCAGACTGCCATATCCCATGGAAAGACATCGTAAGGACCGGCCATCCGCCAACCCGCATAACTGAGCTTGCCGAAGAACTGGACGCCGATCTGGTTGTCGTCACAACACGCCCCGGTTCCGGTCTCAAAAAATTCTTCATGGGCTCCACATCCGAAGAGCTCATCCGTACACTCAAAGTCCCCCTGCTTATTCTGAGGGACGTGGAACCGGAAGCCCTAAAAACTACACCCAACGGCCCCATACTGGACCTGAAACGCATTCTCATTGGCTACGATTTTTCCTATCATGCCACCATGGCCCTGCGTTATGGACTGAGTCTTTCACAGGAATTCGAGGCAGAGCTTCATATCGTACATACGGTTTCTGAAAATCAGCACAAAGCCTTCCTTGCCGAAGGACCACCCGGAGACCGTATCCGTCACCAGAAGGAAGAAATGAAAAAGCTCAAGGAAAAACTGGATTCTCTGGTACCGGATGAGGCCAGAACCTGGTGCCACTGTGAAACACGGATTTTACTCGGAGAAGCCCATACGGAACTGCGCAAATATGCCCTGGCCAATGGCATTGATGTCACGCTTGTGGGCTCCCGCGGCATTTCCCTTGCCGAATCCATGCTGATGGGTTCCGTAACAGACAGACTCATACGGGAAAACCCCTGCCCTGTCATGTCCGTCCACTGA
- a CDS encoding hybrid sensor histidine kinase/response regulator, translated as MHPAPKRSISRDLSISVFLMVMLLQAPLVFYYFTREARQITTLFHAQTADNAQRLTQILADPLWQLDKEQIERIALAFTHNEPMTGIRISDMEGRVLFDAIPEGMHRDSLQTITTSVINKNEIIGFVDLHISSDPYRENLARLRNQTLWILGISFLGIYIGTWLLSLLFFRPLLRSLGEGLERIGKGRYDHAFTAIRHKEMQVLATTFQDMATRIRARENVLQMMNRELQAEVRERKKAEEEARKSEARRAILLDAIPDLIFQFDTEGKFLDFQGNKNHLYLNANTFLHKKAQDVFPSSIASQIKTNIHLALRTQRPVLFEYALPIKKNIIEHFETRMVAATPGTVMAIVRNISSRVRAEGQRKRLEDQLTRAQKMEAVGMLAGGVAHDLNNVLSGLVSYPELLLQDLPEDSPMRRRIAIIQKSGQRAAQIVQDLLTLARRGVSVEDTVQLNTVILDYLSTPEHEKLCAFHPNVHIETRLDPALDLILGSGLHLGKMLMNLVSNAAEAMPGGGMISIRTLTIPEASTAFPHGAVLLQIQDTGMGIAPEDKEKIFEPFYTKKVMGRSGTGLGMAVVWSTVQDHHGQIYLESEPGKGCTFSIHLPVTPGLTISSEETIRDPEGCGQHILVIDDLAEQREITTLVLEKLRYRVTAVASGEEALAMLPSLTPDLVLLDMIMGHKGMDGLDCFLHMRTLIPDLKVLILTGFSENDRMKEALAMGAVGLVKKPYTFSCLARGVHRALC; from the coding sequence ATGCATCCTGCCCCCAAACGCAGCATATCAAGGGATCTTTCCATAAGCGTGTTTCTGATGGTGATGCTTCTTCAGGCACCCCTTGTTTTCTATTATTTCACCCGGGAAGCCCGACAGATAACAACACTCTTTCATGCCCAAACCGCAGATAACGCCCAGCGCCTCACCCAGATTCTCGCTGATCCCCTCTGGCAGCTGGATAAGGAACAAATAGAACGCATTGCCCTTGCCTTTACCCACAATGAACCCATGACCGGTATCCGTATCAGTGACATGGAAGGGCGGGTGCTGTTTGATGCCATACCAGAGGGGATGCACCGCGACTCACTGCAGACCATCACCACAAGTGTTATCAACAAAAACGAAATCATCGGCTTTGTGGACCTTCATATTTCCAGTGATCCCTACCGGGAAAATCTGGCGCGGTTACGCAACCAGACATTATGGATTCTGGGCATTTCCTTTCTTGGCATTTACATTGGCACATGGCTTCTCTCCCTTCTTTTTTTCCGGCCACTGCTGCGGTCTCTGGGGGAGGGACTGGAGCGTATTGGCAAAGGCCGTTATGACCATGCCTTCACAGCCATCCGCCATAAAGAAATGCAGGTGCTCGCCACTACTTTTCAGGATATGGCCACCCGCATCAGGGCACGGGAAAACGTACTGCAAATGATGAACCGGGAATTGCAGGCAGAAGTCCGGGAACGAAAAAAAGCAGAGGAAGAAGCCCGCAAGAGCGAAGCGCGGCGTGCAATTCTTCTGGACGCCATCCCTGATCTGATCTTTCAATTCGATACAGAAGGGAAATTTCTCGATTTTCAAGGCAATAAAAATCATCTCTACCTGAATGCAAATACATTTCTGCACAAAAAAGCACAGGATGTTTTTCCATCCAGCATTGCCTCCCAGATCAAAACCAACATTCATCTGGCCCTCCGGACTCAAAGACCCGTTCTTTTCGAATACGCCCTGCCCATCAAAAAAAATATCATCGAACACTTTGAAACCCGGATGGTCGCAGCCACACCTGGTACCGTAATGGCGATCGTACGGAATATCTCCAGCAGAGTGCGCGCCGAAGGCCAAAGAAAACGACTGGAGGACCAGCTTACCAGAGCCCAGAAAATGGAAGCCGTCGGTATGCTCGCCGGTGGAGTAGCCCATGATCTTAACAATGTACTGTCGGGTCTTGTCAGTTATCCGGAACTGCTCCTTCAGGATCTTCCCGAAGACAGTCCCATGCGCCGCAGGATTGCCATTATCCAAAAATCAGGCCAGAGGGCAGCCCAGATCGTTCAGGATCTGCTGACCCTCGCCCGCCGCGGAGTAAGCGTGGAAGACACCGTACAGCTCAATACGGTTATTCTGGATTACCTCTCCACGCCTGAGCATGAAAAACTATGTGCCTTTCATCCCAATGTCCATATTGAAACCCGCCTGGATCCAGCCCTGGATCTCATCCTCGGGTCAGGACTGCACCTTGGCAAAATGCTTATGAACCTTGTCTCCAATGCTGCAGAAGCCATGCCGGGTGGGGGTATGATATCCATCCGGACCCTTACAATCCCTGAGGCATCCACCGCCTTTCCCCATGGAGCCGTTCTGCTTCAGATTCAGGATACGGGCATGGGCATTGCTCCGGAGGACAAAGAGAAAATTTTTGAACCCTTTTATACAAAAAAAGTAATGGGACGATCCGGAACAGGGCTGGGAATGGCGGTCGTGTGGAGTACGGTACAGGATCATCACGGCCAGATTTACCTGGAAAGCGAACCGGGAAAGGGCTGTACCTTTTCCATACACCTGCCCGTTACTCCGGGGCTGACCATTTCTTCTGAGGAAACAATACGTGACCCGGAAGGCTGCGGTCAGCATATCCTTGTCATTGATGACCTCGCCGAACAACGAGAAATCACAACACTTGTTCTCGAAAAACTCCGTTACAGAGTCACGGCCGTTGCCAGCGGCGAAGAAGCCCTTGCCATGCTGCCATCCCTTACACCGGACCTTGTTCTGCTGGATATGATCATGGGCCATAAGGGCATGGATGGCCTGGACTGCTTCCTTCACATGCGTACCCTCATTCCAGATCTGAAGGTTCTGATTCTTACAGGTTTTTCCGAAAACGACCGCATGAAAGAAGCCCTGGCCATGGGTGCCGTTGGGCTCGTAAAAAAACCCTACACCTTTTCCTGCCTCGCCCGCGGCGTCCATCGGGCACTCTGTTAA